A region from the Roseofilum reptotaenium CS-1145 genome encodes:
- the lipA gene encoding lipoyl synthase, producing MNSNPSDVSVTLAAVSAATQKRERSPLATLPPWLRRSIGKASELSTVQKIIKQRQIYTICEEGRCPNRAECYSQKTATFLLMGPTCTRACAFCQVDKGHAPMPLDPEEPDKIAESVQLLGLKYVVLTSVARDDLPDQGAGWFVKTMERVREVNPGTEIEVLTPDFRGQRDLVVQVAEANPACYNHNIETVRRLQRPVRRGAKYERSLDVLRWVKEVNPNIPTKSGLMLGHGETEAEIVETLEDLRGINCDRLTLGQYMRPSLDHLPVQRYWHPDEFEKLGEIARNMGFNHVRSGPLVRSSYHAGQES from the coding sequence ATGAATTCTAATCCATCTGATGTATCGGTTACACTTGCTGCTGTTTCGGCTGCTACCCAGAAGAGAGAGAGATCGCCTTTAGCCACCCTTCCCCCTTGGCTACGGCGCTCTATTGGTAAAGCGAGCGAGCTGTCTACGGTACAAAAAATTATCAAGCAACGCCAAATTTATACTATTTGTGAGGAAGGGCGATGTCCGAATCGGGCTGAGTGCTATAGCCAAAAAACGGCAACTTTTTTACTCATGGGACCGACTTGTACCCGTGCTTGTGCCTTTTGTCAGGTGGATAAGGGACATGCTCCCATGCCCCTCGATCCAGAGGAACCGGATAAAATCGCAGAATCGGTACAGCTCTTGGGCTTAAAGTATGTGGTGTTAACATCGGTTGCTCGCGACGATCTCCCCGATCAGGGGGCTGGATGGTTTGTGAAGACTATGGAGCGAGTGCGCGAAGTGAATCCAGGAACGGAAATTGAGGTGTTAACGCCTGATTTTCGGGGACAACGGGATTTAGTTGTTCAGGTGGCTGAGGCGAATCCGGCTTGTTATAACCATAATATTGAAACCGTCAGACGTTTACAGCGTCCCGTGCGCCGAGGAGCGAAGTACGAGCGTTCTTTGGATGTGCTGCGCTGGGTAAAAGAGGTGAATCCTAATATTCCCACGAAATCGGGGTTAATGTTGGGCCATGGGGAAACTGAGGCGGAAATTGTGGAGACATTGGAGGATTTACGGGGGATTAATTGCGATCGCCTAACTCTGGGTCAATACATGCGCCCGTCCTTAGATCATCTCCCCGTGCAACGCTATTGGCATCCTGATGAATTTGAGAAATTAGGCGAAATTGCCCGCAATATGGGCTTTAATCATGTGCGTTCTGGCCCCTTGGTTCGTAGTTCCTACCATGCGGGGCAAGAGTCTTAG
- a CDS encoding GxxExxY protein yields the protein MEGGDLNKISGEVIGGAIEVHRELGPGLLESAYENCLRYELQQRGLRVEQQVAQSVFYKGLQLECGYRLDLLVENQVIVELKAVEAILPIHQAQLLTYLKLRQLRLGLLINFNVPILKNGIKRLING from the coding sequence ATGGAAGGTGGTGATTTGAATAAGATATCGGGGGAGGTGATTGGGGGAGCAATTGAGGTGCATCGAGAGTTGGGGCCGGGTTTGTTGGAGTCTGCCTATGAAAATTGCTTAAGGTATGAATTGCAGCAGCGAGGATTACGAGTTGAGCAGCAGGTCGCCCAGTCTGTTTTCTATAAGGGATTACAGTTGGAGTGTGGTTATCGTTTAGATTTACTGGTTGAAAATCAAGTGATTGTGGAGCTAAAAGCTGTTGAAGCTATCCTACCGATTCATCAAGCCCAACTTCTGACCTACCTCAAACTCCGTCAACTCCGCCTAGGATTGCTCATCAACTTCAACGTTCCCATTCTTAAAAACGGCATCAAACGCCTGATCAATGGCTAA
- a CDS encoding MoaD/ThiS family protein, which produces MATSPIPITIKLFAVYQEAYGVPELAWEFPPHTPVSVVLDRMITEYPQLAPWQPLTRFGINLQFVEGDRILESGDEVVLIPPVSGG; this is translated from the coding sequence ATGGCTACATCTCCTATTCCGATCACCATTAAGCTCTTTGCCGTTTATCAAGAAGCCTATGGTGTACCTGAACTGGCCTGGGAATTTCCCCCCCATACCCCCGTTTCTGTTGTACTCGATCGTATGATTACTGAATATCCCCAACTAGCCCCATGGCAACCCCTAACCCGGTTTGGGATTAATTTACAGTTTGTAGAGGGCGATCGAATCCTAGAATCTGGCGATGAAGTCGTCTTAATTCCTCCCGTGAGCGGAGGATAG
- a CDS encoding YebC/PmpR family DNA-binding transcriptional regulator gives MAGHSKWANIKRQKARVDAKRGQVFTKVSREIIVAARSGADPAGNFQLRTAIEKAKAAGIPNDNIERAIAKGAGTWEADNNQYEFIRYEGYGPGGVAILIEAFTDKRNRTAADVREAFNKNGGNLGETGCVSWMFTQNGVVRLTGKVDEDQLLEISIEAGAQTYEWVDDPDDEATVEVFTEAGNLQNLTQTLQEAKLEIITSELRWIPNMTVDVKEEDLARSLLKLLDALEDLDDIQTVTPNFEMSDQLMSLSVV, from the coding sequence ATGGCAGGACATAGTAAGTGGGCAAATATTAAGCGTCAGAAAGCACGGGTAGATGCAAAAAGAGGACAAGTATTTACTAAAGTTTCGCGAGAAATTATTGTAGCGGCTCGCAGTGGTGCCGATCCAGCAGGGAATTTTCAGTTACGGACGGCAATTGAAAAGGCAAAGGCAGCGGGAATTCCCAATGACAATATTGAGCGAGCGATCGCCAAAGGAGCAGGCACTTGGGAAGCCGATAATAACCAATATGAGTTTATCCGCTATGAGGGATATGGGCCTGGTGGCGTGGCTATTCTGATTGAAGCTTTCACCGATAAGCGTAATCGTACAGCCGCAGATGTGCGGGAAGCCTTTAATAAAAATGGGGGAAACTTAGGGGAAACTGGATGTGTGAGCTGGATGTTTACCCAGAATGGAGTCGTGCGACTTACCGGTAAAGTAGATGAAGATCAGTTATTAGAAATCTCCATCGAAGCAGGAGCGCAAACCTACGAATGGGTTGACGATCCCGATGATGAGGCAACTGTAGAAGTGTTTACCGAGGCAGGCAATCTGCAAAACTTGACGCAAACCCTACAAGAAGCAAAACTAGAGATTATCACCTCAGAGTTACGCTGGATACCGAATATGACGGTAGATGTAAAAGAAGAAGACTTAGCGCGATCGCTGCTTAAATTACTAGACGCTCTCGAAGACTTAGATGATATTCAAACTGTCACTCCTAACTTTGAAATGAGCGATCAATTAATGTCTTTAAGTGTCGTTTAG
- a CDS encoding HAD-IA family hydrolase yields the protein MSPYPLVIVVLNTLHLIFDFDGTLAESLDLVVEISNRLAPEFGYRSTSPEELHYLRNNSTEQVLKKVGVAWYKLPFLMLRLRREMNQAIHTLSLVEGMADVLETLKHQGYTLGIVTSNGRENVNSFLKKYQLDHLFEFIESELNVFGKSRVIKKIIKKRRWSLEQVIYIGDEVRDIQAAHQIGVKAIAVGWGFQWPEILSEYDPDFLLSEPRELIDVVAALKGAE from the coding sequence TTGTCCCCATATCCTCTTGTAATTGTGGTGCTGAATACTCTACACCTCATCTTTGATTTTGATGGTACATTAGCAGAATCTTTGGATCTAGTGGTTGAAATTAGTAACCGTCTTGCTCCCGAATTTGGCTATCGCTCCACTTCGCCAGAAGAACTCCATTACCTCAGAAACAACTCTACGGAACAGGTTCTCAAGAAAGTAGGAGTGGCTTGGTATAAGCTTCCCTTCCTGATGCTGCGGCTAAGACGGGAAATGAATCAAGCCATTCATACTTTGAGCTTAGTTGAGGGTATGGCAGACGTATTAGAGACCCTTAAGCATCAAGGGTATACCTTGGGAATTGTGACCTCAAATGGACGAGAGAATGTCAATAGTTTTTTGAAAAAATACCAGTTAGATCATTTATTTGAGTTTATTGAATCGGAGTTAAATGTATTCGGAAAAAGTCGGGTGATTAAGAAGATAATCAAAAAGCGACGTTGGTCTCTAGAACAAGTAATCTATATAGGGGATGAAGTGCGTGATATTCAAGCGGCCCATCAAATCGGAGTTAAGGCGATCGCTGTTGGTTGGGGATTTCAGTGGCCAGAGATTTTATCAGAGTACGATCCAGATTTTTTGCTCTCAGAACCTCGGGAGTTGATTGACGTAGTGGCAGCGCTCAAGGGGGCTGAATAG
- the purN gene encoding phosphoribosylglycinamide formyltransferase, translated as MKTAAIDRSLVSPECDRYPQFTEPLQLGVMASGSGGNFESLLEAIAAGKLHARINALIYNNPGAKVAARAQRWGIPAILLNHRDYKKRRQEFDAAIVETLKEHGVQWVIMAGWMRIVTEIILSAFPNRVINIHPSLLPSFRGIRGIEDALEARVKITGCTVHLADLEVDTGPILVQAAVPVLPDDTPETLHARIQIQEHRILPQAIALAAQQYSAL; from the coding sequence ATGAAAACTGCTGCCATCGATCGGAGTTTAGTTTCTCCAGAGTGCGATCGCTATCCTCAATTTACGGAACCTCTGCAATTAGGGGTGATGGCATCGGGGAGCGGCGGTAATTTTGAGAGCCTATTAGAGGCGATCGCCGCCGGGAAACTACATGCCCGAATCAATGCCCTGATCTACAATAACCCAGGGGCAAAAGTTGCCGCTCGCGCTCAACGCTGGGGTATTCCTGCTATTTTACTCAACCATCGAGACTATAAAAAGCGCCGTCAAGAATTTGATGCTGCCATTGTCGAAACCCTAAAAGAACACGGGGTACAATGGGTAATTATGGCAGGATGGATGCGGATCGTTACTGAAATAATCCTCAGTGCTTTCCCTAACCGTGTGATTAATATTCATCCCAGTTTATTACCCAGTTTTCGCGGAATTCGCGGGATAGAAGATGCCTTAGAAGCCAGGGTGAAAATTACAGGATGTACCGTACATCTAGCGGATTTAGAAGTAGATACAGGGCCAATTTTAGTGCAAGCAGCGGTTCCCGTGCTACCCGATGATACTCCAGAAACCCTACATGCCAGAATTCAAATACAAGAACATCGAATCTTACCTCAAGCGATCGCCCTAGCTGCCCAGCAATATAGTGCGTTGTAG
- a CDS encoding GAF domain-containing sensor histidine kinase produces MDERENQQAFAVSGDRQREHDRLQTLQKLGLLDNSSVPIFEEATQTVAHYLQVPICILGIVDRKVEWLKAAFGLSRLGLMNDLAAQRSIPLEHSLSRQIVETRKKWLIADLANHEELSQNFLYQEYGIHSYLGLPLILSEGECIGALAVLDLEPHRFTSQEISYLEMTARWSLSEFERAHILKIPSNQTGLVGVSATPQNSSSQEFTTHSSRPAPAMASKNKLLNQLTQELRTPLTSVLGMAKMLNTETYGPLTPKQKEYMTIIYDSGQNLLSLINQILELAVLDDLAPPLKIKPVDVEMLCQQATSHLETLANDQNKQIRLSIEPGVRIWHVDKVLVQQILYHLIASVMEGAAEESIIRLHASHREDQLYFSIWISHPWLGEGLPNLDEVKHWFKQKELRDSKHSVAPPDSSSGWSESPAYDSVKSDGFTEVSSPLETLEEQRETSSSFKTKMQFLRLELSFNLAQLHRGHLEIQGKNAASYRYIVKLQEYV; encoded by the coding sequence ATGGATGAGCGTGAGAATCAACAGGCATTTGCTGTAAGTGGCGATCGCCAAAGGGAACACGATCGATTACAGACCTTACAAAAACTTGGCTTACTTGACAACAGTAGTGTACCCATCTTTGAAGAAGCCACCCAAACCGTTGCCCACTATCTGCAAGTTCCCATTTGCATTCTAGGCATTGTCGATCGCAAAGTCGAATGGCTCAAAGCTGCCTTTGGTCTCTCCCGTCTGGGACTCATGAATGACCTAGCCGCCCAACGCTCCATCCCCCTAGAACATTCCCTCAGTCGTCAAATTGTCGAAACCCGCAAAAAATGGCTAATTGCTGATTTAGCTAATCATGAAGAACTCAGCCAAAATTTCCTCTATCAAGAATATGGAATTCACTCCTATTTAGGCCTTCCCCTCATTCTCTCTGAAGGCGAATGTATTGGAGCCTTAGCTGTTTTAGATCTTGAACCTCACAGATTCACCTCGCAAGAAATTTCCTATCTAGAAATGACAGCTCGCTGGAGTTTGAGTGAATTTGAACGTGCCCATATACTGAAAATACCCTCTAACCAAACTGGATTAGTCGGTGTGAGTGCAACGCCCCAAAATTCCTCTTCTCAAGAGTTCACCACCCACTCTTCCAGGCCTGCTCCGGCTATGGCCAGTAAAAACAAACTCCTAAATCAACTGACCCAAGAGCTACGCACGCCCCTAACCTCAGTCCTGGGAATGGCTAAAATGCTCAACACCGAAACCTATGGCCCCCTAACCCCAAAACAAAAAGAATACATGACCATTATTTACGATAGTGGTCAAAATTTACTCTCTTTAATTAATCAAATCTTAGAATTAGCTGTTCTTGATGACCTCGCTCCACCGCTCAAAATTAAGCCAGTTGATGTAGAAATGCTCTGTCAGCAAGCCACCAGTCATTTAGAGACTTTAGCTAACGATCAAAACAAACAAATTCGTTTATCTATTGAACCCGGAGTCCGCATTTGGCATGTTGATAAAGTATTAGTCCAACAAATTCTCTACCATCTGATTGCTAGTGTCATGGAGGGTGCAGCCGAAGAAAGTATCATTCGCCTTCATGCCTCTCATCGGGAAGATCAATTGTATTTTTCCATTTGGATTTCCCATCCTTGGCTTGGAGAAGGACTTCCTAACCTAGATGAAGTGAAACACTGGTTTAAACAAAAAGAATTAAGAGACTCTAAGCACAGTGTAGCTCCTCCTGATAGCTCTTCTGGTTGGTCTGAATCTCCTGCATATGATTCGGTAAAATCTGATGGGTTCACCGAGGTTTCGTCCCCATTAGAAACTCTAGAAGAGCAACGAGAGACTTCTAGTAGCTTCAAAACTAAAATGCAGTTTCTACGTTTAGAGTTAAGTTTTAATCTGGCTCAACTCCATAGAGGACATTTAGAGATTCAAGGGAAAAATGCGGCTAGTTATCGGTATATCGTAAAATTGCAAGAATATGTATAG
- a CDS encoding SGNH/GDSL hydrolase family protein, with protein sequence MRFKKPSQTFAKIGLILLISLGLTEIIFRVYNYLHPSFIFHDNSYNRFRGQPLAPEYNFRLNSQGFKDVEFQVEKAPNTFRILGIGDSFAYGVVPYNYNYYTRLEEKLKQRDDRVEIINMGIPNLSPKDYLALLVTEGLALNPDRVILSFFIGNDFDDSKRSIESYSYVFSFWKFLIDLQNSYEGTVIHGNLEYQDDLPTLTDEKYLQIEIGRSDLFRVDNSELESKVWGAMTYLREIKELCDRQNIELLVILIPDELQVNPNLQSKVIDSQEMNLQDFDFSLPNQYLQEELNEAEINFIDLLPYFQGYSEFEQLYKPNDSHWNIAGNELAAELIFQYLQRTP encoded by the coding sequence ATGAGATTTAAAAAACCAAGTCAAACGTTCGCTAAAATCGGCTTAATTCTCTTGATCTCCCTAGGATTAACAGAAATTATCTTTCGAGTCTACAACTACTTGCATCCCAGTTTCATTTTTCATGATAACTCCTACAATCGCTTTCGCGGCCAACCCTTAGCACCTGAATATAACTTTCGCTTGAATTCTCAGGGATTCAAAGATGTGGAGTTTCAAGTTGAAAAAGCGCCAAACACTTTCCGCATTCTGGGCATAGGAGACTCTTTTGCTTATGGTGTCGTTCCCTATAACTACAACTATTATACTCGCTTGGAAGAGAAACTCAAACAACGAGACGATCGTGTAGAAATCATTAATATGGGAATTCCTAACCTTTCCCCAAAAGATTATCTTGCTCTTCTGGTGACTGAAGGACTAGCCTTAAATCCAGATCGAGTCATCCTGAGCTTCTTTATCGGTAATGATTTTGATGATTCAAAACGCAGTATTGAATCCTATTCTTATGTGTTCTCGTTTTGGAAATTCCTCATCGATCTTCAGAACAGTTATGAAGGAACCGTCATTCATGGCAACCTAGAGTATCAGGACGATCTACCCACACTCACGGATGAGAAATATTTACAAATTGAAATCGGCAGAAGTGACTTGTTTCGGGTCGATAATTCAGAACTAGAATCCAAAGTGTGGGGAGCCATGACGTATTTAAGAGAAATTAAAGAGTTGTGCGATCGCCAGAATATTGAGCTGCTTGTGATTCTGATTCCTGATGAACTGCAAGTCAATCCAAATCTACAAAGTAAAGTCATTGATTCACAAGAGATGAATCTCCAAGATTTTGACTTTAGCTTACCCAATCAATACTTACAAGAAGAACTGAATGAAGCGGAGATTAATTTTATCGATCTCCTCCCTTACTTTCAAGGATATTCAGAATTTGAACAACTCTACAAACCTAATGATAGTCATTGGAATATTGCCGGTAATGAACTCGCTGCGGAACTGATTTTCCAATACTTACAACGCACACCGTAA
- a CDS encoding serine/threonine-protein kinase — protein sequence MSSPLGLILQHRYRLVKLLGQGGFGCTYLAEDLGRFNELCAIKEFVPSSRNPQGLQKAEELFQREATILYKLQHAQVPQFRANFEEEGRLFLVQDYVEGKSYQTLLDERKAQGHVFSQDEVKTFLAQVLPVLGYLHSQGVIHRDIAPDNMMWRQRDGLPVLIDFGVGKELATQLCSETGTLPTTVGKVGYAPREQLQMGLAYPSSDFYALGVTVLVLLTGKEPAELFDPQTLTWKLPSSSLSPQFTQILERLLAEQPGDRFPSAERILHALGGATVLPRLSEQQTQALTPQYTQSQYQNSVSSGTEPMSGSKIAMIGAIVALVTGITSWMVVSAWLRQDRVETVNPGVESPSSSPSPFPSPSVSPSPFLSSSPSPTPLQTPKPPNLPTTYQERLTVEPGDVTRVEGSLKANEVQYYLISAQEGDRFSMFITGDGVLMTLLTPEGEEIGDRSTDISLWEGDFPISGEYAVIVSPLRGLQETDYQLEIEQLNIPVKPTPEPETTPELEPTPEPEINSETIQFAPGTTGIEINSQSDREQIQRYLLRVRKDQIMQVRVIEGNVTLNIRYPTGELIPEAYDLLYWESQVPESGEYIIDVLATESTDFSLDISVTDQ from the coding sequence ATGTCATCACCCTTGGGCTTGATTCTACAACATCGCTATCGGTTAGTGAAACTTCTGGGTCAAGGAGGGTTTGGTTGTACCTACTTGGCGGAAGATTTGGGGCGCTTTAATGAACTGTGCGCCATTAAGGAGTTTGTCCCGAGTTCCAGAAATCCTCAAGGACTTCAGAAAGCTGAGGAGTTATTTCAACGGGAAGCAACGATTCTCTACAAACTGCAACATGCCCAAGTTCCCCAGTTTCGCGCCAATTTTGAGGAAGAGGGACGCTTGTTTTTAGTTCAAGATTATGTGGAGGGGAAATCCTATCAGACTCTGCTCGATGAGCGCAAAGCACAAGGGCACGTGTTTTCGCAAGATGAAGTCAAGACGTTTCTGGCTCAAGTGTTGCCGGTTTTGGGATATCTCCATTCTCAAGGGGTAATCCATCGCGATATTGCCCCGGATAATATGATGTGGCGACAACGGGATGGGTTGCCGGTGTTAATTGATTTTGGTGTAGGAAAAGAACTGGCGACACAGTTATGCAGTGAAACGGGAACTTTGCCAACAACGGTGGGTAAGGTGGGATATGCTCCCAGAGAACAACTTCAGATGGGTTTAGCCTACCCAAGTAGTGATTTTTATGCTCTAGGGGTGACGGTGTTGGTGCTGTTGACGGGGAAGGAACCAGCGGAATTGTTCGATCCGCAAACCCTGACTTGGAAACTGCCGAGTTCTTCCCTGAGTCCCCAGTTTACCCAGATTTTGGAGCGCCTGTTAGCGGAACAACCGGGCGATCGCTTCCCAAGTGCCGAGCGCATTTTACATGCGCTTGGTGGTGCAACCGTTCTCCCTCGTTTGTCGGAGCAACAAACCCAAGCACTTACCCCTCAATATACTCAATCTCAATATCAAAATTCTGTATCTTCAGGTACCGAGCCTATGTCTGGTTCCAAAATAGCAATGATTGGGGCGATCGTGGCGTTGGTTACAGGGATTACGTCTTGGATGGTGGTGAGTGCTTGGTTGCGTCAGGATAGGGTGGAAACGGTCAATCCTGGGGTAGAATCTCCTTCATCGTCTCCATCTCCCTTTCCCTCACCGTCTGTATCTCCTTCACCGTTTCTATCCTCTTCCCCTTCACCAACTCCCCTTCAAACCCCTAAACCTCCTAATTTACCCACCACGTATCAGGAACGGTTAACGGTTGAACCGGGGGACGTGACAAGGGTGGAAGGATCGCTCAAAGCCAATGAAGTCCAATATTATCTGATTTCTGCCCAGGAAGGGGATCGGTTTTCGATGTTTATTACTGGGGATGGAGTGTTGATGACGCTGTTGACTCCCGAAGGAGAGGAGATCGGCGATCGCTCCACGGATATTTCCCTCTGGGAAGGAGACTTTCCTATTTCTGGAGAATATGCCGTCATCGTTAGTCCCTTGCGAGGCTTACAGGAAACAGATTATCAACTGGAAATTGAGCAGTTGAATATTCCCGTTAAACCGACTCCAGAACCGGAAACGACTCCAGAACTAGAGCCAACCCCGGAACCGGAAATTAACAGTGAAACGATTCAGTTTGCACCGGGAACCACAGGAATAGAAATCAACTCTCAGAGCGATCGCGAGCAAATTCAGCGATATTTACTCAGGGTAAGAAAAGATCAGATCATGCAAGTCAGGGTAATTGAAGGTAATGTAACCCTGAATATCCGCTATCCTACAGGAGAACTGATTCCAGAAGCCTATGATTTACTCTATTGGGAATCTCAAGTTCCCGAAAGTGGAGAGTATATCATTGATGTCCTAGCTACCGAGTCCACAGACTTTAGCTTAGATATTAGTGTGACGGATCAATAA
- a CDS encoding methyl-accepting chemotaxis protein has product MSSTYHSKPKVPSQIAWIVVLICILPFSLNLLGLDFGTPGQSFDLQDALNWENSQVVDAMHYALAGSFVHTILEWSACCVALLIVLLSFLNYSIQGNPITPTLGIALFFAGVMDAFHTLASDRLINTVADPENLIPFTWAICRLFHALIMIGGVLILLMNSSIDSPAKKNSKKRFRLIFSVSIVFGFVAYGIIYFSATSHHLPETMFPNSLITRPWDVIPLLLFLFSGWVLYPMFYRKEPSIFADSLIISVIPNVATQVYMAFGSTALFDNNFNIAHFLKIIAYLVPLTGLCLEYIETYQTKTRYLSKDLKNSINLLKVLGSQVLESTQVTQLIRDSSRQLKGMIDNQVVGSQKVGRNTEIIAETSDILLDKIESFQTTFTALNHSVDILSGQLKKIDNDSRRVNQIVNRITGIATQTKMLSLNASIEAARTNTRESSQEFTVIAREISHLATEAAMIAKTIQPIVKEMQKSVKNGVDQMKSFTKEYMEALGPEIQSMRDNIQRQKEGANQITEAVNELNSDSEHTATYLRETFEQTSFALQNLEQAVEDLQLEINRFSGAKED; this is encoded by the coding sequence ATGTCATCAACCTATCATAGTAAACCTAAAGTTCCTAGTCAGATCGCCTGGATAGTCGTCCTGATCTGTATCCTTCCTTTTAGCTTAAATCTCTTAGGACTTGACTTTGGAACACCCGGCCAATCTTTCGATCTCCAAGATGCTCTAAATTGGGAAAACAGTCAAGTCGTTGATGCCATGCACTATGCCTTAGCCGGTAGCTTTGTACATACCATTTTAGAATGGAGTGCTTGTTGTGTGGCGCTTTTAATTGTTCTATTAAGTTTTCTCAATTATAGTATCCAAGGCAATCCGATTACTCCTACATTAGGAATTGCTTTATTCTTTGCAGGAGTTATGGATGCTTTTCATACTTTAGCCTCCGATCGCTTAATTAATACGGTCGCCGATCCTGAAAATTTAATCCCCTTTACTTGGGCAATTTGTCGTTTATTTCATGCCCTAATTATGATCGGTGGAGTTTTGATTCTTTTGATGAATAGTTCCATCGATTCCCCAGCTAAAAAAAACTCTAAAAAACGATTTAGACTTATTTTTTCAGTCAGTATCGTATTTGGCTTTGTTGCCTATGGTATTATTTACTTTTCTGCCACCAGTCACCATCTTCCAGAAACAATGTTTCCCAATTCGCTAATTACGCGTCCCTGGGATGTAATTCCTTTGCTGTTATTTCTGTTCAGTGGCTGGGTCTTATATCCCATGTTTTACAGAAAGGAACCGAGTATTTTTGCAGATTCATTAATCATTAGTGTGATTCCCAATGTCGCTACGCAAGTTTATATGGCCTTTGGCTCAACTGCTTTATTTGACAATAATTTTAATATTGCCCATTTCCTGAAAATTATTGCCTATCTTGTTCCTTTAACTGGACTGTGCTTAGAATACATAGAAACCTATCAAACTAAAACTCGATATTTATCTAAAGATCTCAAAAACAGTATTAATTTATTAAAAGTTTTGGGGAGTCAAGTGCTAGAATCAACCCAAGTTACTCAGCTTATTCGAGATTCTAGTCGCCAGCTCAAAGGCATGATTGATAACCAAGTGGTGGGCAGTCAGAAGGTAGGGAGAAATACTGAGATTATAGCGGAAACGTCTGATATCTTATTGGATAAGATTGAAAGTTTTCAAACTACATTTACTGCTCTTAATCACTCAGTTGATATTCTATCGGGGCAATTAAAAAAAATTGATAATGACTCTAGACGCGTCAATCAGATTGTTAACAGGATAACAGGAATCGCCACACAAACCAAGATGTTATCTCTGAATGCTTCGATTGAAGCAGCTAGAACAAATACCCGTGAAAGCAGTCAAGAATTTACGGTGATTGCGAGAGAAATTAGTCATTTGGCAACAGAAGCTGCAATGATTGCTAAAACGATTCAGCCGATTGTGAAAGAGATGCAAAAATCGGTGAAAAATGGGGTGGATCAAATGAAAAGTTTTACGAAAGAGTATATGGAAGCATTGGGTCCAGAAATTCAGTCCATGCGCGACAATATTCAACGGCAAAAAGAAGGAGCGAATCAGATTACTGAAGCGGTAAATGAACTCAATTCAGATTCTGAACATACAGCGACTTATCTTAGAGAAACCTTTGAACAAACCAGTTTTGCTTTACAGAACCTTGAGCAAGCCGTAGAAGATTTACAATTAGAAATTAATCGATTTTCCGGTGCAAAAGAGGATTGA